CTGGCTCATATTTATCATCATCGTGGCCAATTACATGCCATGCTTGTTCATATGTATAGAAAGGAACCACCAATAGCACTTTTTGAATAAAAGTGCATTAGGGCTAATAGAAAGTAGATTATTAGGAAGTGGAAAAATGAAAAGTGGGATTCAGGAAAAAATAGATTACTATAGTTCATATAAGCCAGATTGTGAAAACTGTTTTGGTTTATGCTGTGTAGCTTTGCCGTTTGGTAAATCGGCGGAGTTTGCAGAAGACAAGGAAGGAGGGAAGCCTTGCAAAAATCTCGGGGAAGATTACCTGTGCGGCATTCACCAGCATCTCCGCCCGAAAGGTTATAAAGGCTGTACAGTATTCGAGTGCTTTGGTGCCGGTCAGAAGGTTTCGCAGTTCACCTTCAAGGGAGTGACTTGGCGGGATTCCCCCGCTGTTGCAAAGGATATGTTCAAGGTTTTCCCAATCATGCAGCAGCTGCATGAAATGCTTTGCTATTTAGATGAAGCACTTCAGCTAAAATCTGCAATAGGATTAAAAGCAGAGCTTACAAATGCCTTTAAGGAGACGAAAAGGCTGTCGGAATTAGAGCCAGCAGAGATTATGGAGCTATATATTCCTGCACATCGGGCTGTGGTTAATGAGCTTCTAATACAAGTGAGTGAGCTTATGAGACAAAAGGTGACTGAAAAAACCAAGCTTCAAAAAGGACGGAAAAAGAAAAAAGGGAGCGACCTGATCGGAGCGAATCTGCGCAATCAAAATTTGCGGGGAGAGAGCTTCAGAGGTGCATGGTTAATCGCAGCAGACTTACGAAATGCTGATTTAAGAAATGTTGATTTTATTGGTGCTGACTTACGCGATGCTGATATTAGGGGAGCTGATTTAACTGGCAGTATTTTTCTGACTCAAATTCAGCTCAATGCCGCAAAAGGAGATAGTCATACTAAGATTCCTCGCACACTATCTAAACCAGCTCATTGGTCTTGCTAAATTTCTAGTAGATAGTAATATATTCCAATAAAATAATAATAGTTTTAACAGGCTTACATTGGGAATATAGAAACTAACACTAGAAAAGGAGTGAGTCATAATGGAAAACAAAGTAGAAACAAAAGTAAATGATAAGCTTCAGAATATGAGTAGTGAAAAAAAGGATGAAATTTTATCAAGCTTTGAAGGATTTAAGGAATACCTTTCCGACAAGGTGGAAAAAGCAGATAAGCTAGGCTTAAATGAAGAACAGATTGCAAAAGCTGCCCAGAAGGTAGGAGACTTTTTAGCTGCAAAAGAGGAGCCTCGCAACAGAGAGGAAAAACTTCTTCAAGAGCTTTGGAAAGCAGGAAATGAAGAGGAACAGCATAAACTGGCTCATATGCTTGTAAAGCTTGTGAGCTAATGAAAAAAAACCGCCAAAAAAGGCGGTTTTTTTCATAGATAATACAATTTAAAGTTAATATCTTGGTCATGGTTGCCGAATTTTTTCCCGAATACAGTCGCGCCCCCGACATGCTCGGCATCTTCCTTCACTTCTATGCGGAAGGTCCATCTGTCTGTGCTTGTATCTAAATCATCGACTGTGATGCCTGACATAGGGTCTCCATCGATATATGTGCCATGGTTGGTGATGCGGATAGTTTTGAGCAGCCCGTACTGGTTGATATTATGAGGCCACCAATCAGGAGTGAACTTTCCTCTTGTATCAGCAAAATCTCCAGGACTTCTCCATGTTCCTAATTCAATTCCATTCAATGAAAAGGTAATATCTGACGGCCATACATCATTGGCGAATGGGAATTCAGAACAAATTTCCAAGCTAATTTCAAATTGCTGCAGCTTTTCATCTTTTTTCAAGAAATTGGCAATATTATATTGCACAAACCCTTGAGTGAACCAAATAATTTCTGCATCCATTCTCTTTGGATCCATAAAGTAGCGGGGCTCATCGACACGGCCGATAAATTCTTTATCTGTTGCTAGTCCACATGTCGGCTTTAAATCATAATCGGTATAATGTCCAATTGGCACAGCAGTTTCATAGGATGCAAACGAGTGAAATATCTTTTTGGGAAAATTTATTTCAATATGATCGACCTTTAAAATCGAAATCTTTTGCAGTCCAGATTTTCCTGGCACTCTTTCTGTCTTAATTAAACCAGCATCTTCTAATTTTTTTATATGCTTTGTCACAATAGCACTGCTGATTTCTAATTCCTCGGCAATTTCTTTAATGTTCATTTTATTTTTGCTGAGGAGTTGAATAATCTTGATGCGAACTTCGCTGGCTAGTGCTTCATAAACAACTAATGAGGAATTGTCGATCCCTAGTTGCATGGAAATCCCTTCTTTCGAAACGAATGGTTAATTAAATCTATATTATCTTTATAAAAATAACATAAAGATTAATTACTGTAAATATATTGAGATTTATAATTTAATAATAAACTGTTTTGTTAATTTAATAATATTTGAACAATGTTAAATTTACTATTTCATTTATTTTAGTTAATAGAAGAAAGGGAATGTCAAAAAAGAGGGGAAAAAAGGGGAAACCCAGAATAATAAAAGAATTGGGGGGAGTATGATGGAAGAAAACGCCAAGTTTCATAGAGCTTTTGGTGTATATGGTATATGCCTTGATAGTGAATACTTGCTTGTTATCCACAAGAGTCAAGGACCGTATCGCAACCGCTTCGATTTGCCTGGGGGAAGTTTGGAGGAAGGGGAAAGTTTAGCAGAGGCAATAGACAGAGAGTTTCTAGAGGAAACAGGTCTTGAGATTTGTCACAAAGAAAATATTGGAATCACGGATTTCATGTTTCCCTGGAGATGGAGAGAATTCACACATGTTCATCATATAGCTGTATTTTATGAAGTGAGGAACTTTAGTGGGGTTATCACTGCCCCAGAGCAGTTTGTTGGACAAGATTCCCTTGGAGCTGTATGGATGGACCTGAACGAGTTAACGATGGATAATTCCTCTCCGCTGGTTATGCAGGCAGTAAACTGGACGAAAACGCGGAGTTTCCCTTTAAAGGTGAACAAGCTACAGGTTTGGGAGGTAAAGAAATGAAGTTGCGTAAAGCAGTTACAGCTGATGCGAAAGGCATTGCGAAGGTACATGTTGACAGCTGGAGAACAACTTATAAGAACATGATTCCTGACGCCTTTTTAGAGCAATTATCTTATAAAGAGCGGGAGCAAATGTGGATATCAGCTATTCCAGGCGGCCATGTTTATGTTGCGGAAACCGGGGCAGGCAAGATTGTCGGTTTTGCGTGCGGCGGCAAGGAAAGGAGCGGCAAGTTTGTAGGGTATGATGGCGAATTATATGCTGTTTATTTGCTTGCAGAATACCAAGGGAAAGGAATTGGCAAAAAGCTCGCAGATGCTGTAAAACAGCATCTACAGGGTATGGGCTTAACTAGCATGATTGTGCTTGTACTAGAAGGCAATGGAGCATGCCGGTTTTATGAAGCCATAGGAGGAAAGCAAATCGGCAGGATGGAGGACAAAATTGGCGAAAAAACAGTTTATGAGCTCGTTTATGGCTGGGAAAAAATATGACGCAAAAAAACTTCAGCAGATATTCTGCTGAAGTTTTTTTTCTTAAGAGGACAGCTTTTCGATAATCATCCGTTTGCCAGTATTCAAGGTAAACTCAAATCTGTCGGTAATTTTCTCATTATAATAGAAATGATGATTGACACTGCACAGGCCTTCCTGATTATCAAAAATCATCATATTCACACCATTTTTTCGTTTGTCATCTCTTAAGAAGGTTAATTGGTTATAACAGTATATACAGTCATAAATAGAGAACTTCATGGAATTCAGGGTGGTGATGAACTGATAAAAGCTGTCATCGCTGATCTCGTCAAGAAGACGTTCTAACGAGAATACAAGATGTTTGCGAATCCTGATTTTATCTTCAGTGCACATCCCATAAATCGAGCCAGAGCTGTTGATTCTTCCTTCATCCAAAAGGATTCCTTTTCTCCATTTGTTAAAGCAGAATAATTCCACTTCTTGATGAATATATTCATCTAGCATGGTTGCTTCTTCTGTTTCATCGTCGAAAAATATCCATTGGTCATTGATGTATTCGACTGTTCCTTGTGTAAAAGCACGGGTTTGGTACTCTATAAGCTTTAGTCTCTGCTGATTGTTCATTTCTTTGTAAACCTCCCAATTACTTCCCATAAATTCTTTTTAGACATTAAAGTTCAAATTTATAACTGAATGCCATTATTATTTTTGTTTTAGTTTTTAGGTGAAACTGCCATGCAAAGATCTAAAATGATGCAGCAGGAATGATTTATTAGATTCATTTATCAGGACAAATAACCATTTTTCTAATCATGCATACAATACTCCATACTGATTGGTATCTAATCACAATTCCACGAAGAAAGGATGATCATCATGTGTGGAATCACAGGTTGGGTTGATTACAGAAAAGATCTGAGAAAAGAAGAGGATACTTTGTCTGTTATGGCAGAAACGCTGGAAAAAAGAGGTCCAGATGATACAAATGTATGGAGTGCCCTTCATGCAGGCTTTGGCCACAAACGTTTGATTGTGGTAGATCCCCTTTGTGGAATCCAGCCGATGACAAAAGTAAAACAAGATTTTGATTATACGATTTGTTATAACGGTGAATTGTACAATACGGAAGACATACGCAAAGAATTACTAATAAAAGGATATTCATTTAATGGCCATTCTGATACAGAAGTTTTATTGGCTTCTTACATGGAATGGGGCGAGGATTGCTTACAATACTTAAATGGAATTTTTGCTTTTGCGGTTTGGGATGAAAAAAGAAATTCACTGTTTATCGCCAGAGACCGCCTTGGTGTTAAGCCGCTGTTCTATGCAGAGGTTGGATCAGGCTTACTATTTGCTTCGGAAATCAAGGCTATACTTGCCAATCCTCAAGTGAAGGCAGAATTAGACAGAGAAGGGTTGGCGGAAGTATTTGCACTTGGACCGTCCCATACACCTGGATCAGGGGTTTTCAGAGGCATTAAGGAATTAAGACCTGGGCATGCCTTGAAATTTTCGCAGGATGGCTTGAAGATATGGCGTTATTGGAATGTGAAAAGCGAGCAGCATGAGGATACGTTTGAAGAAACAGTTGAAAAGGTGCGCTTTCTGTTCAAAGATGCTGTAACGAGACAGCTAGTATCAGATGTGCCGTTAAGCACTTTCCTTTCTGGCGGGGTCGATTCCAGTGCGATTACAGCTATTGCTGCAATGGAATATGAAAAATCAGGCAAAGGACCGCTGCACACATACTCCATTGATTATGAAGGCAATGACCAGTTCTTTAAAGCAAATGAATTTCAGCCTAATTCTGATGGTGTTTATATTAAGAAAATGACGGACACTTTCGGTACGATTCATCATAACTGCATTATCACACAGGAAACGCTTGCCCAATTTCTCCATGAGGCTGTTACTGTCCGTGATCTGCCGGGAATGGCTGATGTTGATTCTTCCTTGCTGTGGTTTTGCCGTGAAATTAAAAAAGACTTTGTCGTGAGCTTGTCAGGTGAATGTGCGGATGAAATTTTCGGCGGGTATCCATGGTTCCGGAGAGAAGCAGATCTTGCAAGAGGAGGATTTCCATGGATGCGTTCAATCAAGGAGCGACAAGGGTTGCTAAAACAAGAGTGGAGCAGCAAGCTGCAGCTTGAGGATTATATGTATGATAAATACAATCAAACTATTGCTGAAACACCAAAATTGGAAGGCGAAAGTGCAGAGGATGCAAAAAGAAGAGAGCTGTTCTATTTGAATCAACTGTGGTTCATGACAACTCTATTAGAAAGAAAAGACCGAATGAGCATGGGGGCGAGTCTTGAAGTCAGGGTGCCATTCGCAGACCATCGATTAGTAGAATATGTATGGAACGTACCTTGGGAAATGAAAAACTACAAAAACAGAGAGAAGGGGCTTCTCCGCAAAGCACTTGAGGGGATTCTTCCAGATGAAGTACTCTATCGCAAGAAAAGTCCTTATCCAAAGACACATAACCCTGTTTACACGAAAACGGTCACAGATATGCTGACAGGAATTTTGGCAGAAAAGGATTCGGCTTTATACGAATTCTTTGATTATAACCAGCTCAAGGAGATTATCAATACTGGTGGCTCAGCCTTCAAAGAGCCTTGGTTCGGTCAGCTTATGACAGGTCCGCAGCTTCTTGCGCACTTGGCACAACTTCATTATTGGTTTAAAGACTATAATATTAATATTGTAGATTAATATTAAGCGGGAGCAGATGCTCCCGCTTTATTTTGTGATTATTGCTGTTCTCAAGTGTGGCGGCATAGGAATGTCAGGATCGACAGACACTGTGTTCGTATACGTCTTAGTGTAGGCATCACGAAATTTACTTGGGGTAATTCCTTCATAGCTTTTAAATAATTTCATGAAGTATTTCTCATCATCGAAACGCAGCTCAAAGGCAATTTCTTTGATTGTTTTATTCGTTGTACAAAGGAGTTCTTTTGCTTTATTAAGCTTTAATGTATGGATATAACGAATTGTGCTCATACCGATATTCTTTTTAAACAGCCTTGTCAGATGATCAGGGTTCATGGAAAAAGTGTTAGCAACTTCTCTTACATTAAGGGGTTCGTGAATATTGACTCTAATCCATTCAAGTATTTGGGTGAACTTTTGCGTCTTTTCACTTATCGTATTTTGATGGAGCAGCTGTTTGCTGTATTGTTCAGTAAGCTCAATTAACAACTCTGTCAGCAAGTAGTCGACAGAGAAGGTGCTGTAGTAGGAGGCATTTGCTATATCTAAAATTTGCTTCATTAAGATAAACGGTTTATCACTGTATGAAAGACTAAAATAATCAGGCAAAAAAACGGCATTATTAATTGCATGCCTATGTGCTTCTATATCACTTGCCAACAAATGGCTAATAAATTTCTCAACTGGATACATATCTGTCTCACAGAAAGGAATAAAGTGCATCCAAAAAAAGCTTGCTCCTTTTTGAGAAGGAGCATATCCATAGTAGTCAATTTCTGGTGGTATAAGCAGAACATTCCCCTGCTTGACTTCATACTGATGGTGGCCCACTTGGATGTAAACAGATTTGTTTAAACCAATAATAACCTCAAAATCCTTCTTCAGCCGCATTTGTTTATGCTGCCAGTCGTCACTGCTGACAAAACGGCCGCATTTGTAATAAGCAAGCGGTCTTTCAATGTTGAATTTCCAAAGCTGGTCCATCTACATCTCGCTCCTTGCATATTGTTTTTTCTACCAAATGTCGTTTTTGTTCACCTTATTGTATTTTTACATAAAGAGTAAGCGTTAACAATAATGTTAGCATAAATGCCAGTAGATAACGACAGGCAATCTACGAAAATATCTTGTGAAAGTTATTTCTTAGAAGTCGGATTTCACCACTAAATCTACTGTTTTAGCAGTTTTTACTCACCCTTAAAGCGATTACAATAGGGGGGGATGTACGTAAAAAAGCTGTAAAAAGCAGGAGGAATAAGAATGTCAAACAATGTGCAAGCAGACAAGTCGATACATGTGAATAAGGTAATAATTAACGACCAATTTTGGAAGCGATATGCCGACATTGTGAAAACAGAAATGATTCCATATCAATGGGAAGTGCTCAATGACAGGGCTGATATAACAATCGAAAAGGAGCGGAATGACCAAAACATTCCTTCTGAAAAAAGTCATGCCATCGAGAACTTCAAGATTGCTGCAGGGCTGAAGGAGGGCAGGCATTACGGCTGGGTATTTCAGGACAGTGATGTATATAAATGGCTTGAAGCAGTGGCTTATTCTATTGAGCAGGAGCATGATCCACAGCTGATTGAATTGGCTGATGGTGTTATTGATTTATTGGCACTTGCCCAAGAGAAGGATGGCTATTTAAACACATATTTTACAATTGAGGCTCCCGAACGGCGGTTTAAAAGGCTCGCCGAAAGCCATGAGCTGTATTGTGCCGGTCACTATATGGAAGCAGCTGTAGCTTATTATAATGCAACAAAAAATGAAAAAGCCCTCACCATTGCCTGCAAATTGGCGGACTGTATTGATGCAAGCTTTGGTAATGAGGCAGGAAAAATAAAAGGCTATGACGGACACGAGGAAATCGAACTTGCCCTTGCTAAGCTGTATGAACTTACAAAGGAAAAGCGGTACTTAAATCTTTGCCAATTCTTTTTATACGAGCGAGGACAGGATACTAGTTTTTTTGAAAGACAATGGCAAGAGGAAGCTGGCGAGAATGCGGTGATTGGGGGAATGAACCATTTGCCGCTAAGCTATTATCAGGCACATAAGCCAATCCTTGAGCAAGAAAGTGCGGAGGGGCATGCAGTTAGGCTTGTGTATTTATGTGCAGGCATGGCGGATGCTGCTTTTTTAAGCAAAGATGAAGAAATGCTGCAAGCCTGCAAAAAATTGTGGAAGAGCATTACAGCTAAAAGAATGTACATTACAGGCGGAATTGGCTCAACCGTTCATGGAGAAGCATTTACTAGTGACTATGATTTACCGAATGATACGATGTATTGCGAAACTTGTGCTTCCATCGGTCTGATTTTCTTTGCGCAAAACATGCTGAAAAACGAAGCTGACAGTACGTACAGTGATACATTAGAAAGAGCACTCTATAATGGTGTGATCAGCGGAATGGCTTTAGATGGGAAGCATTTCTTCTATGTTAATCCCCTTGAGTCTAATCCTGAGAACAGCTTGAAGGACCCGGGAAAAAGCCATGTGAAGCCGACAAGGCCAGCTTGGTTCGGATGTGCTTGCTGTCCGCCTAATCTGGCCCGCCTGCTTGCATCCATTCATAAGTATTTGTACTCACAAAAAGGCGATTGTCTTTATGCAAATTTATATATTGCCAATAAGGCAGAAATCGATTGGAATGGTAAGCAGATAGAGATTACGCAAGAATCAAACTATCCATGGGAGGGAGAGGCTAAGTTTCAGTTTCAGCTGGAAGAGCCAGCTGAATTCGGCTTTTGCCTGCGCATACCAGCATGGTCGAAAACGTATAAAGTTACTGTTAATGGCATCGAAATAAGTGACAGCTTGATGAATGGTTATATGGTGATACGAAGGACTTGGGAAACTGGAGATGAAATCTGTGTCACCTTGGATATGAGCATCCAGGAATGGTCAGCAAATCCTCATGTTAAAGCAGATTTAAATAAGATTGCCATCCAGCGCGGCCCAATCGTCTATTGTATGGAGGAAGCAGACAATGGGAAGTGCCTTCATCTTTTCCGCCTGCCAAAGAACAAACAATATCATTATCGGTACGATTCAGAACTGTTTGGTGGAGCGGGACTCATTGATGTTACAGCAGAAAAAAGAGTTGTGGAGCAGGAATGGGAAAGTCAGTTGTACAGCCAAGGGATGGCGGAGCTTTATGAAGCAGCATCTCTTACACTGATTCCTTATTATGCTTGGGCAAACCGCTCGGTTGGGGAAATGCAGGTTTGGCTTGCTAAAGAATGAAGGAAGCTTGAGAATTTGATATTTAGGCCGCTTACTTATATGATTAGAAAAAAGAGTTTAAGAGGTCTTTATGGAGCCATTAAAAAATATTTATAATTTGCAGTTTATCACTAAACTAGAGGATGTTATTACATTAAATTACCCTGCATTCGAAAGGGAAGCGTTCCGCACCAAGTTGTTTGAGGCTGATTGGGAGGAGCTAGCACTTAAGGAAAGGATGCGCCAGATTACCTTGTCGCTTGCTCCGTTTTTGCCCCAGGATTACAAGCAAACAATCGAAATCTTGCGCAAATGCGCTCCGTCCTTTACTGGATTAGGCGGGATTATTTTCCCCGATTTTGTGGAGCAATACGGGCTGGAGGAATGGGAGCTTTCTGTTGAAACCCTTGCCTTCTTTACAGAATTCTCTACGTCAGAGTTTGCAGTAAGGCCTTTTCTTATCAAGAACTAGACGAGAATGCTTGCACAGATGGAAGAATGGGCTGAAAGCGAGAATGAGCATATTCGCAGGCTTGCAAGTGAGGGCTGCCGTCCGAGACTGCCATGGGGACTGTCAGTGCCTGCTCTAAAAAAAGATCCTACTCCTGTTTTGGTTATTTTGGAGAAGTTAAAAGAAGATGAAGCATTATATGTCAGAAAGAGCGTAGCCAATAATTTAAATGATATTTCGCGAATTAATCCTGATTTGGCAGTAACTATTGCACAGAGCTGGTATGGCAACAGTCAAAAAACGGATTGGATTGTGAAACATGCAAGCAGGTCGCTGCTCAAGAAGGGTGATCCTCGTGTATTGCAAATCTTTGGATATGAGAGCAGTGACAGCTTAAGCTTGGCGGACTTTACGATAACACCTGAAAAGCTTGCATGGGGTGAGAATATTGCTTTTTCATTCACTTTAATATCGAGGATCGAAACACCACATAAAGTAAGAGTAGAATATGCCATAGATTATGTGAAAGCAAACGGCACTCGCAGCAGGAAGGTTTTTCATCTTTCTGAGCTGGAGTGGAGGGGCAGCATGAAGAAAACCTTCGCAAAGAACCATTCCTTTAAAGACTTGACGACAAGAAGACATTATCCTGGTGTTCACCGTATTGCCATTATTGTCAATGGAACAGAGAAGGCTGCCCTTGAGTTTGAACTTATACAAACGTAAAAAAACTGGAGAGCCTCCAGTTTTTTTAATTTCAATCTGCTATATTGTTTTTTCATGCTGAACTGGCTTCGGTTTCTGCTGTTGCAGAAGGAAGTAAAAAACACCTGCCAGCACTAATAGTCCGCCGGCAATTTGTGAACCGGAAAGTCTTTCATTTAAAAGAATTACAGCAAGAATGGTTGCTCCGACAGGTTCTCCTAAAATACTCATCGAAATAGTTGTCGCATTTACATAGTTTAACAGCCAATTGTTAATTACATGACTAAGTGATGGGACGATTGCAAGCAGCAAGAAGATGCCCCATTCCTTTGGCGGATAGCCTGTAAATGCTTCCCCAGAAGATAGATTAAAAATAGTCAGCAGCATGGCAGCAAATAAAAATACAGTGGAAGTGTAAACCCAATGGGACACCTTTTTCACAATAGACTGGCCAATTAACAAATAGCCGACAACTGCTATCACGCTTAAGAAGGAAAGTAAATCGCCAAGCAAGCTTGCCTTGCTTAAGCCAATATCGCCCCAGCCAATCATCATGGCGCCGATTATAGCAATCCCCATTGTCATAATGGCGCTTGACGTTGTCCTTTCACGGTAAAGGAGAAATCCTCCCGCCAATGACACGAGCGGTTGAAGAGCAAGAATGATAGTAGAGCTAGCTACTGTTGTCAGCTTCAAAGAACCGAACCACAGTGCAAAATGGAGAGCAAGGAAAGCTCCTGAGAACAGGAGGAACCACCAGTCTTTTTTTGATAGTTTCTTAAATTCTTTTCTGTTTATATAGACCATTGGAAGCATCAAAATTCCTGCGAGCCACATGCGGTACATGCTCAGTATTGTTGCTGGAGCATCCGACCATTTGACAAAAATAGCAGAGAAGGAGATAGCTATAATGGAAATTGCCAATGGGATGGCAATTGATTTTGTGCCTGTTGTCTGTTCCACAATTTACCCCCTTCATTACATAATAAGTAAATGATAGTACTATCTATTCAGTTAAACAAGAGGTTTTTTCCAAGTTTAAGAAGCTGGATGAAAGGGCGATGAGTTCAGCCAGCTAAATATAAAAATGGAGAAGAATATTTTCATAAGCACCGAGATTCACGTTTAAATGTTCTGATTCGGCAGCATATTCCTGACATGTTAGTGGCATTGTTAACTTTTTTCCCTTTAGTGAGAAAGGCAATGGATAACTTACTTGGTCTGGACTGTTATTCATCACAGTCATAAATATTTCATTTTCGTTCCTATGGCAATAAGCAATGCAATTATTTAGGACAGGAAGGAAGGCAAAGCTTGCGTTTCCCGAGAGGATAGCAGCAGACTTTCGAATCGAAATCAGTTTTTTTAAATATTCCTTTATTTCCACGTTCTGTTTTTCTTTATCCCATTCCATGCATTTTCTGCAGCCAGGATCGCTTCCGCCATCAAGACCAATTTCATCGCCGTAATAAATACATGGTGTGCCAGGAAAAGTGAATAGAAAAGTAAACAGCTGCTTAACTCGTTCAGGTCTATAATGGGACTCCTGCATAACCCGAGGTGTGTCATGGCTGCCGATAATGTTAAAGAGGACTTTATTAACATTGTCTGGATATGCATGGACAATGGAGGTCATATCCTCGACGAATCCTTTAGCAGAAATCATGTCATAAGCAAAAAACTGCAAAGACTTGGAAAGCAAGGGATAGTTCATAACAGAATCAAATTGTTCGCCTCTCAACCAAGGCATGGAATCATGCCAAATTTCTCCTAAGATGAAACAATCTGGTTTTACCGCCTTAACACGCTTCCTGAATTCCCGCCAAAAGGCATGATCGACTTCATTGGCAACATCTAGCCGCCAGCCGTCAATATCACATTCCTTGATCCAATATTCAGCAACATGCAGCAAGTAATCTCTTACCGCTTTATTAGCTGTATTGAACTTTGGCATATCCTCATAGAAGCCGAAGGTCTCGTAATGAAAGCCAGAGCTGTCCTTTAATGGATATTGATGGACATGAAACCAATCCTTATAAGGAGATCTCTCTCCATTATTCAGCACATCCTGAAATGGCGGAAACATATAACCACAATGATTAAATACAGCATCAAGCATGACGCGAATTCCCCGCATATGGCACTCGCTCACAAGTTGTTTTAAAATGCTGACATCTCCGAAATGGGGATCAATCTGCAAGTAGTCAATTGTATTATATTTATGATTGGAATTGGCATAGAAGATCGGTGTTAAGTATATGCCTGTAATTCCTAAATCCTGCAGATAATCTAATGAGTCGATGATGCCTTGCAAATCTCCGCCGAAATAATTCGTCAAGCCAGGTGCCTCTTGCCCCCAAACAGCGGTTTCGATTGGATTTCTGTCAGGATCGCCATTGCGGAATCGTTCTGGAAATATTTGGTACCAGATTGTTTCTCTCACCCAATCTGGCGGTGTGAATAGTTCTGTTTCATGTATATAAGGCAAGCAGAAGTAATAGCCTGGATCTTCGGGCAAAAAAGGAAAGAAGCCCTTTTCTGTAAAGGTAATCTGTTCATCGCCTTCTTTGATAATGAAACCGTAGCGAAGCCGTTTAAGACTATCTGTAACAGAGGCTTGCCAGTAATCATGAAGCTGATCAGAGCCTGTCTTTTGCATCTCAAGCAATGAATTTTGCCATCTGTAGTTGCTGGTTTTATATTGGTCGCCATAAATCAAGGTGACAGCATGGACGTTGTCTTTTTTTGTCCGGAGGCGGATATGGAGTATATCTTCCTTGTAAAGATAGCAGAAATTATCTCCAGTCCGATGATAGATGGAAGCCAAATCAATCATTTCCCCACACTCCCTTTCCTACAAGTCATTTTCAACAGTGTAGCCAATTTGCAGAAAACCTATAAGGGAAAAGAAGGCGAAAAAAAAACCAGACATTGAACATTCAATGTCTGGTTAATTTACTCTTTAAACAGCTGTGCTGCTTGTAGGAGTATTAACATCAATATCTTTATTATAAGTATCAGTGTCCAATTCACCTAGTGCTTTACTTGCAACAACTCCAGAAACCATTGAGCCGCTCACATTTAAAGCAGTACGTCCCATATCGATTAGCGGTTCAACAGAAATCA
This DNA window, taken from Niallia sp. Man26, encodes the following:
- a CDS encoding pentapeptide repeat-containing protein, which translates into the protein MKSGIQEKIDYYSSYKPDCENCFGLCCVALPFGKSAEFAEDKEGGKPCKNLGEDYLCGIHQHLRPKGYKGCTVFECFGAGQKVSQFTFKGVTWRDSPAVAKDMFKVFPIMQQLHEMLCYLDEALQLKSAIGLKAELTNAFKETKRLSELEPAEIMELYIPAHRAVVNELLIQVSELMRQKVTEKTKLQKGRKKKKGSDLIGANLRNQNLRGESFRGAWLIAADLRNADLRNVDFIGADLRDADIRGADLTGSIFLTQIQLNAAKGDSHTKIPRTLSKPAHWSC
- a CDS encoding DUF3243 domain-containing protein is translated as MENKVETKVNDKLQNMSSEKKDEILSSFEGFKEYLSDKVEKADKLGLNEEQIAKAAQKVGDFLAAKEEPRNREEKLLQELWKAGNEEEQHKLAHMLVKLVS
- a CDS encoding ArsR family transcriptional regulator, producing MQLGIDNSSLVVYEALASEVRIKIIQLLSKNKMNIKEIAEELEISSAIVTKHIKKLEDAGLIKTERVPGKSGLQKISILKVDHIEINFPKKIFHSFASYETAVPIGHYTDYDLKPTCGLATDKEFIGRVDEPRYFMDPKRMDAEIIWFTQGFVQYNIANFLKKDEKLQQFEISLEICSEFPFANDVWPSDITFSLNGIELGTWRSPGDFADTRGKFTPDWWPHNINQYGLLKTIRITNHGTYIDGDPMSGITVDDLDTSTDRWTFRIEVKEDAEHVGGATVFGKKFGNHDQDINFKLYYL
- a CDS encoding NUDIX hydrolase, whose product is MEENAKFHRAFGVYGICLDSEYLLVIHKSQGPYRNRFDLPGGSLEEGESLAEAIDREFLEETGLEICHKENIGITDFMFPWRWREFTHVHHIAVFYEVRNFSGVITAPEQFVGQDSLGAVWMDLNELTMDNSSPLVMQAVNWTKTRSFPLKVNKLQVWEVKK
- a CDS encoding GNAT family N-acetyltransferase, producing the protein MKLRKAVTADAKGIAKVHVDSWRTTYKNMIPDAFLEQLSYKEREQMWISAIPGGHVYVAETGAGKIVGFACGGKERSGKFVGYDGELYAVYLLAEYQGKGIGKKLADAVKQHLQGMGLTSMIVLVLEGNGACRFYEAIGGKQIGRMEDKIGEKTVYELVYGWEKI
- a CDS encoding DUF2777 domain-containing protein, whose product is MNNQQRLKLIEYQTRAFTQGTVEYINDQWIFFDDETEEATMLDEYIHQEVELFCFNKWRKGILLDEGRINSSGSIYGMCTEDKIRIRKHLVFSLERLLDEISDDSFYQFITTLNSMKFSIYDCIYCYNQLTFLRDDKRKNGVNMMIFDNQEGLCSVNHHFYYNEKITDRFEFTLNTGKRMIIEKLSS
- the asnB gene encoding asparagine synthase (glutamine-hydrolyzing), with amino-acid sequence MIIMCGITGWVDYRKDLRKEEDTLSVMAETLEKRGPDDTNVWSALHAGFGHKRLIVVDPLCGIQPMTKVKQDFDYTICYNGELYNTEDIRKELLIKGYSFNGHSDTEVLLASYMEWGEDCLQYLNGIFAFAVWDEKRNSLFIARDRLGVKPLFYAEVGSGLLFASEIKAILANPQVKAELDREGLAEVFALGPSHTPGSGVFRGIKELRPGHALKFSQDGLKIWRYWNVKSEQHEDTFEETVEKVRFLFKDAVTRQLVSDVPLSTFLSGGVDSSAITAIAAMEYEKSGKGPLHTYSIDYEGNDQFFKANEFQPNSDGVYIKKMTDTFGTIHHNCIITQETLAQFLHEAVTVRDLPGMADVDSSLLWFCREIKKDFVVSLSGECADEIFGGYPWFRREADLARGGFPWMRSIKERQGLLKQEWSSKLQLEDYMYDKYNQTIAETPKLEGESAEDAKRRELFYLNQLWFMTTLLERKDRMSMGASLEVRVPFADHRLVEYVWNVPWEMKNYKNREKGLLRKALEGILPDEVLYRKKSPYPKTHNPVYTKTVTDMLTGILAEKDSALYEFFDYNQLKEIINTGGSAFKEPWFGQLMTGPQLLAHLAQLHYWFKDYNINIVD